The nucleotide window tttttgtttttagttataAAGGACGTGAGCATGAGGCGGTCTGTAAAATCAAAGTCTACACGTTAAACGGATAACACAAATGTTTTTCATCCTGGACTCATATTTTCTGCAGCGATCAAGCAGAATGTCGGCTTAACACGGTCAGAAAGCAAACTGTTTTCCAGATGGCATAAGTCTCTCCCAGCGGGCCAACCAGACAGGCTGGGCCAGTATGATAACATGCAGTTTTCTCACTGTTCACACTAAAACAGTTGTCAGCATTGTTGTTGCCTTGTAACTAGGGTTGTTCGCTGTACTGGTACTAATTTGGTACCGGGGGTTCTGCGGCGTTTAAAACGGTACTAAACTGCATTTGGGTGGTACCGGTACTTGCAGCACGGCGGCAtcgtagagagagagagagcgctgTTGTCAAAACAGCAACTTTGTCGCTACATTTAGCGAGTTTCAGATCTctttagtgactttttttttttttttttttttttttttttagaaaagcgACAACTTTAGCGACTTTTCTCTGTGTTGGAGACTTCGGCGACAAATCGTAAAAGCATCAATGGGTCTGTAGTTTAGTGTTTTTAGCGAGCAGTGAGTGCTGCTGCATGCAGCCTGCCTGCCGATGGAGACCCGTTCCTCTGCGTGTTTACGTTTCAAATGAATCACACATGTGAAAAGCTGCCGCTGATCCTGCCCTGGTCTACAAAAgatgatgttaaaataataattttttcacTGAACCGTTGTTGCACTTAAGTGAATCTCTGCTTGAAGAGAGAGAGTTAAAATAGTCATCTCAGGCTGCGTCTGCAGTTTGTTTGAGCTGACCACCTCACGCCAGATCTTGATAACTAAAGAAGCTTTCTTTTCATCATAGAAGCTTTTTTTCTGGTAAcatcaactttattctcatatcATCACTGCTTTATTCTTGCAGTATTATGACTTTCAACAAACTTTTGTTATCACTGCTTGTTACTGTGGTGGAATTCCTTTCAGgacatacaattttttttgattgccTAATTGAAATAGTCTAAGTGTGGCTCGATTCATGCACTTTTGACCCAGTAATGATATTTTTTGGGTTCTCTTCTTATTTGAAAAAGTATCGAAATACTTGTTGGTACTGATACCAAAATGTTGatattgtgacatttttttttgtgagtccaaaaacatgcatgtcaGGTTAATTTGTCTCTAAAGAAGTGGTCCTCCAACGCTGGTCCTCAGGGGCCTgatgtctctctgctgcagcaccactgattgaaatgattgcattacttCCTCAGTGATCAAGGTCTGCAGATGGCTGTTACTCATtcatttaagtttgtttttcacggaaatattttaaaataagttgAATTTGTCTTTGTTGAAAAGATGGGAAAGtataaaggcttttttttcagccagctgtgAAGCAATGTGCAGCAACAAACAGGGAAAGCTAAGTGAACAACCTTTACTTAGCTTTGTTAATAACCTCTATACAAAAGATGTGAAATAAGCCACGCCCCTTTCCACCAACCATTAGTGTCCGGAGTCAGCCTTGAAGCGCTGTTTTGAATTTATCTTTGCCATGTTTCGTAAGAGTCTAAGCTAATTTTTTAGATGGTGATAATTTCAACACTTCGATCTACAGAAACTATAAATATTTAGAAACACACCAGAGAACCGACTCTTTTTCTCCTCTTACAACAGATGATGAGTCCTAACGGCGTTGTGGTGGTGAAACGAGGCAGAGGCCGTCCGCCGGGAACTCGTAACAAGTCCACGCTACTCGCTCAGGCCAAACTGCTGACTCAGCAGCAAGCGAAAGCCAAACCAGCGGCAGACTTGACGCAGGCGAGACCTCTGCTGCCCCCTAAAGGCCGAGGAGGACCGACACCCAGCAGCATGCACAGGGTACGTTACAAAAGTTTCTGTTTCCTTCGAGGAAGCCAGACTTGATGATCTTTTAAAGTGGTCTAGATTAGCAACTGTTGTTGAGGTTTTTCAGACGTTTTATTCAGATTTGGCTGCTTTATGAAGCCGTTTTAGTCCAGTTCCTGATCAGGGCGGCTTTGAAAGATCACAGCAGTCTGCCTCCGTCTGAGACTTTTCACAGATCCGTTTTACGTaatcatcttttctttttttttttctttttttttgtaccctGCAGCCCATCCAGCCGGCCCTCCTCCCACTCATGCCCCTCACCCCAGACCTCTCCCCCATGTCCGCTCCCTTCCTCTCCTTCAAGCCAGCAGAGCTGAAGTCGGACCGCGGAGACTCTGCGGCTCCTTCCTCCGGGGTCCTCCTCTCCGCGCTGCCTCACTTCGTCGGAGGCTCCTTGAGTGGTTTCAGCCCGATCAAAGGCGTGTGTCCTCTGGACGTCTTCAAGAACCGCATCAGCCTCCAGAGAAGCCCCGACAGCCCCGCCCAGACCCCCCAGGACCCCCCGGCGCAGCACCACCCGACCATCTACACCCTCCAGCCCAAAGGAGGGAGCCCGGACACCCCTCATCCCGGcacagagcagctgcagccCAGGCCCCACCAGCACCCCAACCACTGCTCCGGCTGTACCCTGGACGAGGGGGGCCAGAGAGGAGTGACCAGGGACGGCAGGGGCCGCCCCCCCCTGCCCCCGCTCCGCGTCCTGCCTCTGAACCTGGACTGCAGCGTTCAGGTGTGTGAGCTGATGAGAAACCGCCACCTGGGCTCGTCCCAGCTGCAGACCTTCACCCGCCGGCTCTCCGAGGCCCTGTCCCAGGACCTAAACCCCAAGCCCCCCTGCTCCCCCATCACCCCTCCCCCCGAGCAGGCGCTGCCCCTGAACCTCAGCAAACGCTTACCGCCCAAAAGAACCAGCACCGACGCCCCGGAGCAGAGTCTGCAGGCCGTCAACGGGAACGCAGACCCGTCGTCGGCGTCCAAGAGGTCCCGGACCAACTTCCAGGAGCAAGCCCAGGATTTCAGCCTGGGGGGCCGCTCCAGCTCCGCGGCGGCTCCCGGCCTGCAGAACGTGGAGGCGAGGAACCAGGAGGAACCCGCAGACCTGAGCTCCCCCAGCAGGATCCGGGCCTTCCTGCTCGGACTGCCGCCCTTCCAGGTGAAACTGGAGGAAGACCTGAACGGGACAAAGTTCCTGAAAATCCCTCCCCCCGCTGAAACCAAAAGGACTGAGGTCGGAGAGGGAGGCGGTAAGACGGAggtgaagcaggaggagctggtcGGAAAGGAGCAAAAGGAACAAGATCCGGCGCTGTGTTCTAGTCCCGGTCCTGCTGAGCTGAAAGGAGCGGGACCGTCCAACATGGACACACactgtttttaaagttattcttATATATCAGGATCCATTCAGCTTCAGAGTGTGGAGATTTCTCTAGATCACGCGGCTCCTCGTTGGGATGTTCGCCTctacaaaaacatttatctcGCTATATTTCCGTTTTCTCTGGAGGAGCGTCATCAAACAGAATCATGACAATCACAGCTGAGTTTTCTGTTCCGACAAAGCGGGAGCACATTTCCCTTCTGAACACTGCCATAACCCTCCGTAACACTATgaactcctctctcctctccacgTTCCCACGAACGCTGAAACGGAGCCGCTGACCGTTAGGATAAGATATCAGTGAAGGGTGATGCTATGCATCATGACTCCTCCAACAGCGTCCGCGGTGTACCGTCGTCTGCTAGTCCCATTATTAAATTGCTCTCTACGTCTGTAGGGGAGAGACTTATTTTCTGATAAAGTGTTTAAATGTAACCTAGGGCTCGAAATGAAAAGCTGTCTTCACATGtatccagttaaagtgaagcgtTGTAGTCCTGCTCGTTAGCTGAAATAAATGTACACGAACGTGCCTTAAACGGCCGGCGGCCTGCGTCCTCTCCGGCCACGCCCACACCCACCCCACACAGAGATACCTTGGTGTTTGTGCCGTCTCCGTTCAGCAGCGGGTCCGCCTGCTCCCGTCAGCGTCTGCGTTCAGATCCTTAGATCCCACCTGTAGCTCTCCACCAGTCAGACTACCTCAGCTTCTTCGTTTCTTCTTCTCTCATTTTCTTCCCTGTGTCAGGATTGCGTATATCCCGCAGAAGTCCGATCATTTCAGTAATCCAGTTCAGAAAGTCTTAACTCATTCATAGGTTGATTACACACTGataatatttcagcttttatttctgttcggtttttttattattaaagtttttattatttttcagaaCATAAGTATATAACCCCTCCCAACCCcctcacaaaacaaaacaaaaacaccaaaccAGGCCAGCGCATATCAAATCAATAAGTTTCACAGAAAATTGACATTTACAAATATCCTCGATGTTAGCAGAAACATCCATAGTAAACAGTAGCTTACAGTAAATAATACTTTCAAAACAGATGTTCATCAAAGAAGTTTACTTGTCCCAGTATTGCAGGAAAGAAAGTAGTTCCAAGATTTCTTGAAGTTGTCTATGTCATCATTTAGCTTAGCCAGCATTTGTTCATATGACACTATTTCCAACATTAATCCCAACCAGCTTTTAACATTCGGAACAGTTGATCTGTTCGTTTTTTAAGATTACATTTGGTTTCTTAGAAAAACATCTGAGCAAcagaggaagcaaaactgttttattataaAGGTTTGGATGAAAAGTACATCCATGTACGGGAGAGAACCACTCGGGCAACTGGTCAGGGCTCATTTTTGCCTGAGTTGCTGCATCAGTGCTGTGTTGCATAGCAGCGATCAGCCAGTGGAGCCTCTGAGGCGTGAAGGAGGCCCAGGTTGCTTTGCTAGTCACCATCAGCTcatctgctgcttctctgttgtTTACTCGCTAATCAAGCACAGTGATAGCGTGGTGATTAAATCCAAAGCTTACCCAATTAAATGCACACCTTACTTTCGGCTTAGGACTGCCTTTGACCACAGGAGCAGGTCAGTCATTTGTTTCTTAGCTCGGGTAAGACAGTTCTTATGTCTCTGGAGTGAATTAACACGCTAGGGAAAACAGCGGTCGTAGCCGTTGTCCTCTGTATGGTGGCTCTGATCTTAGCTTCACAATCCTTTCAGTTCTGCAgtcatttgtttttccttccactaaactttcccaTTAGATGCTTGGTTACAGCACGTAGTGAACAGACAGGCTCTGCAGCCACCGGCTTTTGTTGCCTACAATAATTTTGGAGGGTATCAACTTCTGCCGAGTCAGCAGTCCTCCTCGTGATCATGTCGACCGTAACATAACCTTTAGgcattaaaatctttttattattgttattgttgaaATTTGGGTTTTTACTAGCTGGCAGCtgtaaggcaaatttattttatataacactattcagtacagagacaatgcaaagtgctttacatgattaaaatataggaaaataaaacagaataaaaccaagTAGGAATAGAATGTAGAAATTATGTAATCATCAAAACCATCAGAAATAATTGATCACTTTTTTGACGAGGAGTTTGACTTTATGAACTGGATTATTAGCATAATAAATGACTTCAGATCCACAGGAATGTCagataaagcatttttttaccattggaaaaactaaaatggaatCATTGTGCATGAAATAAGTTAATTTTAGCTGTGTTCTTGTTCTCAAACATCAAGGTATCTCTTTAAATCTGTCTTTCCTGTTTGCTTTTACATATGCTGGTTCGGATTTGCACACCTACTGTACTCCTTTtgctttttcatatttaagcCAGTTATATTTTGCCTTCTTCCATTATTTCTTGGTTTATATTTCATTCGGACCGATAggtgctgttttttcttttttctttttctctagttatttttttcctagCTCATAGCCATGTTGTTTTTGGCTTGCTAAAACCCTAAAAAGTCGTCAAGTTGCAAGGCAGTAAATCTTTAATAGGTGGAAACATTCACATTGACTTGTCCacagagaaaatattttaaggaaatattttaaaagtaaaaaaaaatgtgcttattggtgattattttttatcagattTGTTTGACTGTTGGTTCAATGTGAAGCAGAAATATTTGTGAATGATTGCATGAAAAACAATGTGTACTCAGTATATGAGCAGACGCACCAAAGTGCTCCACCAGGCTCCTGTATAATTCTGTTAttgatggtattttttttacaatttgacTTTATTCATCTTTATCTGTTTTCCTCCTTTATTGTAAAGAAAAATTAATAACTataaatgtcatattttctttattgcagTCATATTTTTCCACAACAGGGTAACTACTGTAACTACTGTCTCACTCTGCTTCATCCCTTCAGTAAACCTGTATTTATTGTTAGTATGGGGTTTTCTGAAAACAACACTTAAGGTAAAGGTCCCAGAGGGCTTTAAAGGTATAAGTTTGTAGAACAGGTCAACTATGGATGGTGGTGCTCACCGAAGAATTTAAGTCTTGTTTTATTAAGTGATAGAgatgtaataaaaacaaagaattctGGCCATCCACATAGCTTCTTTTAGAAAGTAGCTAACTATCGGCGCTAGCGTTAAAACATGCTATTATAAGCATTAAGAACAGCGTCCGACTTTAACATTTTAAGCTGCTTATTGAGTTTTGTATTACATTAAAGTGTTGTTGACCTAGAAACTGTCGTCGGCAGAGAAGCTGTTACCTTACAGCGTTTGGAACGGTTTTCATACAGTGGTTAGCTGATCATGCTAGCATGCTAACGCTTTCGCTTGGTTGTGAGCAAATAAACAGCACCTCAGGttttaaagtttgttgtttGGGTCAACCATGCTTCTTCAGGCTTtccatgttgttgtgttttaaatatattgtaggtAACTTATACAGCTGTGGATTATTCCTGAGATGATGGGATAACTTTGCTAGCTAGGATTGCTATCAGCTCgagttgttttattgtttttttttttgtttttgttttttttgttttttattccaaattataatttttttcacatctgaGATTACCCTACATCAGCTAACAGCAGATCATGTGTCAGCAAACATGCtaacaaaaatgcttttattgaGTTATGATCAGTTCATGGTAGCCCAACCTATTTGGCTTTGGTTTTATTGTGAGCTATTGttcacactttttaaaaaaaaaaaaaaaaacatgctacaTTTTATAATGGGCTTTTAGATAACTGGAACATTTTAAGGGcctatatcatgcaaaatcaactTTCTGGAGCTTTTAGCTAAATTGTGACGCTCAAAATCATGCCCAAATTGGTATTTTTGCTTGATTCATGCATTTGTGATTAATCTTTGTGAATTCTGCTCACAGCACAGCAGCCTCTCCCTGTCCTGGAAATCGAGCGGCCTTGATCAGTCTACGTAGAGCGGTCATGGCCGCCCCTTCCAGGAAGTACCCACCCTGCCCAGAAAATGTCACCAACGAGCAGTGGTGTGAGGCAGTGTGATCATTACAGCTCAAAGTTGAGACAAATTGGCttttttagcacctgatctgcacagcaaCAGCAActggtttggtttgttttttttaaccatactGCTGCAGCTCTAGGGCGTCATTGCAGTGATGGCAAGCCTCTTTCTTCTGGGTTGAGCAAAAATATCACCAGAAAACGACTAACATTGCATAACAAATAATACTCCGTAGTGCCAAAGGCAATAGTTCATCATATATATGCCTCTAGTTGACTGTGGAAGGCTTAGAAAAGCATGATGTAGAACCCTCAAAATGCCAGCTCTCCATGctttgataagataagataggctttattgatctcacattggagaaattggCCTTTAACTGGTTTGCATGGCACAGAATCTGCTTTCTTCAGACTCTAGTTCACTTCAGACgtttaaatgtaattattagACGTCATTGCTAAATCACGGCTTACTAGAATAGTAATAACTGTGTTATCCCAGCATGCTGAGGTTTAGCGGTTTCATTATTATATCTGTTCCAAAGATTTTCTAttgtaattaaatgtttttctatcATTTTTGTCAGCTCTTTTCTACACCTGGCCACATGCCAACGGTTAACACTTTCATGGTAGTTTAAAACGCTATCGAACAGCAAACGTTTAAAACCTGCTGCTTTGCTCCGGCCGTAGGCTGTTCCAGAAACAATCGGCTTCCTAGGCGACATTGTTTTAAAAGCACCTAAATTCCCATAAGGAAGACTGGAAACGGGTTGATTTaggtgtttcattttgtttagatAACCTCCAGGAATCCTTAGCTTAACTTTATCCCAGCATTTGTTTGCCAAACAAATTCGTAAATTTTCTAAATTTAATgcttttgtattattattattattattggtttaaaaacctaaacctaaatGTGCAAACTTGTTCCTTTAAAGTGCGTCTGGGTTTGATCACTCTTAACTGGGTTCCTCCCGGTTAAAACGCAGCTCCACTGGACCAGTTTATAGTCACCTGATGGTTTGctttagttgttttgtttctttttttccaggatgtattaaataataatgacatgccactctttattttttctttctgtagcttcttaaaattagtataacatcttttttttgttttgtttattgtttggaTATTTAAGCTTAGTCTAGCctagtttgttttctttgacaggtttcacaatgtttacattttgttatGCATGTTATACAGACTTCTTACAGTGTTTTGCACACTACTCCAGCATCGGTCTTGAACGGCACTGCTCATTCATGTAAAGTACTTATAAGTGCCTGATACTTAAATTTGGAGTCGTTTGTAAGCGGATGAAAGTTAAATTTGCTCATTAGCCTTCATGCCATCGACTTGAACAAGGCATCCCAGTGTAGTCGAGCGTTGTTGAACTTTATGGCCTTTGCGGGTTTTTGTCGATTCACGCGTCGAGGATGTGACGTGGGGGAAAACCCCGCGTCACCATGACGACGCTCAGCTCCGCATGTCGGACTGAACCGGACATACAGGACTTAACGAAAGGGACACCGAGCGGCCGGTTGGACATTCATGATTATAAATGATCAAAATAAAGGTGCTACATGTCACATTTTTACGTCTTTGTATTGTTGCTTTAATTTGACTTCtgctgcttccttttttttattatgattattattccCTGAAAAACGGCTGAATTTCTTGTAAAAATTTGCAGAAAGTTAAAACTTTCAGCAGCGACATGATGCTGCGATCAGTGTTAATCAATTTGTTTCTGAAGTGgagtgatttattttagtaCCTAACcaatctttaaaaacatttctggatAACCAAGGTTCCCACAATGACCTTTTCATCTATATTTTGGGACAGTTTTGAACTTGCAACTCTTGTAGCTTCAGGTGTAGTGATGAAATCTGTGGAgctaaaaaagcttttttttttttgttgtttttttttttgtcaatgattgatttttcatttttattttttacttgattcttatttttttctaaaacttatTTCTAAATAGCTTTCTATCTGTTCAGAAGTCCTAACAGAATCCTTtctgaataatatatatatatatatatatatatatatatatatatatatatatatatatatatatatatatatatatatatatatatatatatatatatatatatatatatagcctactgttaaaaaaataaagggaacacttaaacaacacaatgtaacccCAAGTattcccttttatttttttgagcagtatgtatatcacaatattaaaaaaaatctcttaatTTTACCATGAAATTTGTCTCCCAATTACAGAAAAGTTGCCTTgatcagatctttttttttatttttatttatttttctttataaaattcAAATCGGTTTTGTAATCCAAACTCCCCTGTTtaagacaaaactaaaatattatCTGGAAACatgttaaactttcatttttgccttaaaacacattaatatATAAAGCTGTTATATGTCAATATATAATACAAAATTCaactttcattgttttaaataaactaaatccaaaattcaatttaaaatgaagaaaatgtatttgttgaacattttgttaaattttcacaaaaaaaaaggtcaacaggactgctaaaaaaaaaatctaataaggCTAAACTTCAATATGTTTCCTTGTACCCATGAtatgactaaaataataaacatccCAAATGCCTCAAAACGTCCATTTTATGTAACAAGCTTAAATCAATTAATTACAGATGGTGAAAAATGCTCCATGTGGCACCTTTACAAAATGGATGTTACACACCTATGAATGTCTGTGATCTCTCTTATCAGAATTAGAAGATCTTTGATTTCCTGATTACAATTACGCAGATtacctgtaaaataaaaacgttttttcTTTCCGGCGAACTCTGAAGGACTGTTGCTTGTCGAGTTTTACAGAAGACAATGACGGTGATCCCCAAGGCGCCTGATTCGAACCAGAAAATTCTTGTAAGcctgaaacatgtttttgtttgtttttggttacTGATTTACAGCATATGGtccgtttttctttttcctgttttaatggTAAACGGCTTTCAATGTCAGGTACCATTCCATTTTAACActgtatatttatattaaaagtAATCTCTTAAAACAcgagtttgtgttttttcttttttttctttgtttgtttgtttctttgaaagttttgtcatttttttaaaggtgtagTGTGTATGAATGCACAGATCTGACCTTTTTTGCAACAATATCGTTTTCCATGGCGTTCTAaatgtacaaaatatttttaaaagtataatgCTGTTAAGAAAGTTTAATTGAATCTCTGTCCGTAGGCATCAGTGTGCTCTTAGACAAATCTTGatttagacatttttaaattctgagTATTTTGTAAAATCTGTCATAATTTTGAATGTATCTATTTTATTCATCAAAATAACATGGTTTAAACTTTGAaacgtgtgtgtatatatatatatatatatatatatatatatatatatatatatatatatatatatatatatatatatatatatatatatatatatatatatatactcataAACAAATCCTAAACCAACAGGTTGGGGCTGTATCCCGTTTCAAAGTTTAAACCATGTTATTTTGATGAATAAAATGGATACATTCAAAGTTATGACAGATTTTACATAATActcagaatttaaaaatgtctaaatCAAGATTTGATGTTTCAGTAACTCAGATTAATAAAACGCAAGCTGTTTTTCATCCTTTTATCTATTACAGTTTTTCTCTTTACAGCTGATGAA belongs to Fundulus heteroclitus isolate FHET01 chromosome 11, MU-UCD_Fhet_4.1, whole genome shotgun sequence and includes:
- the zgc:77151 gene encoding AT-rich interactive domain-containing protein 5B isoform X1, which translates into the protein MEHNAIQWVGAPSCQRGSYAFYKSVSSRAQPDGPLQVWKLGEFYFIQCGPEDPVCIAEVTLLWEDQARRHLLASTRLYFLPEDTPKGRTREHGEDEVLAVSRKMVVRVEDLVKWSHADPAGWSSSTESPPVGTNGVHKPPQSSDGSELQKVKTEDDPLQRQTIKVLSYPQYCRFRSLQRRIQDGARGPTLQDPLLLALGGIKLLPNVRVMYCRDTFNHPTLESSDCFSWQFRCPSLSLRGRPRKRKGRDSKDSPTSGQPESWIERMKENVMGSVEVGCEGSWLPHPEEQLFLDQLFAFMERHGSPIHKVPNLGFKKIDLFLMYSVVKRLGGYNKVTTERLWKVVYNELGGCPGSTSAATCTRRHYERLMLPYEEHLRAGGAEFKIPDIPLPSKPRGIRGRKPLPRGRKPGPKPKEKKMVDLSPAAPPLPALPAPPMMSPNGVVVVKRGRGRPPGTRNKSTLLAQAKLLTQQQAKAKPAADLTQARPLLPPKGRGGPTPSSMHRPIQPALLPLMPLTPDLSPMSAPFLSFKPAELKSDRGDSAAPSSGVLLSALPHFVGGSLSGFSPIKGVCPLDVFKNRISLQRSPDSPAQTPQDPPAQHHPTIYTLQPKGGSPDTPHPGTEQLQPRPHQHPNHCSGCTLDEGGQRGVTRDGRGRPPLPPLRVLPLNLDCSVQVCELMRNRHLGSSQLQTFTRRLSEALSQDLNPKPPCSPITPPPEQALPLNLSKRLPPKRTSTDAPEQSLQAVNGNADPSSASKRSRTNFQEQAQDFSLGGRSSSAAAPGLQNVEARNQEEPADLSSPSRIRAFLLGLPPFQVKLEEDLNGTKFLKIPPPAETKRTEVGEGGGKTEVKQEELVGKEQKEQDPALCSSPGPAELKGAGPSNMDTHCF
- the zgc:77151 gene encoding AT-rich interactive domain-containing protein 5B isoform X2; amino-acid sequence: MEHNAIQWVGAPSCQRGSYAFYKSVSSRAQPDGPLQVWKLGEFYFIQCGPEDPVCIAEVTLLWEDQARRHLLASTRLYFLPEDTPKGRTREHGEDEVLAVSRKMVVRVEDLVKWSHADPAGWSSSTESPPVGTNGVHKPPQSSDGSELQKVKTEDDPLQRQTIKVLSYPQYCRFRSLQRRIQDGARGPTLQDPLLLALGGIKLLPNVRVMYCRDTFNHPTLESSDCFSWQFRCPSLSLRGRPRKRKGRDSKDSPTSGQPESWIERMKENVMGSVEVGCEGSWLPHPEEQLFLDQLFAFMERHGSPIHKVPNLGFKKIDLFLMYSVVKRLGGYNKVTTERLWKVVYNELGGCPGSTSAATCTRRHYERLMLPYEEHLRAGGAEFKIPDIPLPSKPRGIRGRKPLPRGRKPGPKPKEKKMVDLSPAAPPLPALPMMSPNGVVVVKRGRGRPPGTRNKSTLLAQAKLLTQQQAKAKPAADLTQARPLLPPKGRGGPTPSSMHRPIQPALLPLMPLTPDLSPMSAPFLSFKPAELKSDRGDSAAPSSGVLLSALPHFVGGSLSGFSPIKGVCPLDVFKNRISLQRSPDSPAQTPQDPPAQHHPTIYTLQPKGGSPDTPHPGTEQLQPRPHQHPNHCSGCTLDEGGQRGVTRDGRGRPPLPPLRVLPLNLDCSVQVCELMRNRHLGSSQLQTFTRRLSEALSQDLNPKPPCSPITPPPEQALPLNLSKRLPPKRTSTDAPEQSLQAVNGNADPSSASKRSRTNFQEQAQDFSLGGRSSSAAAPGLQNVEARNQEEPADLSSPSRIRAFLLGLPPFQVKLEEDLNGTKFLKIPPPAETKRTEVGEGGGKTEVKQEELVGKEQKEQDPALCSSPGPAELKGAGPSNMDTHCF